The Engraulis encrasicolus isolate BLACKSEA-1 unplaced genomic scaffold, IST_EnEncr_1.0 scaffold_109_np1212, whole genome shotgun sequence genome includes a window with the following:
- the LOC134442045 gene encoding zinc finger protein 239-like codes for MDAMKEEDIYDFLPEHLSADMKEEDIYDFLPEHLSADMKGSGTWTPTCKEEPCLSHEIKGEKFQVMECNGHETTSEIQPSAPSQQALSLKAIKEEDIYDFLPEHLYRTKEEENETDTLDMKEEALDMKKEPESSRMEHNAHLAPTGEHQAAHNNTDQHQCPTCGKGFALKEYLKQHQRIHTGERPYQCATCGKDFARKANLKRHQITHTREKPFQCSTCSAAFSRGSHLAVHQTIHTGERPYRCSTCGKGFARKVDLITHQRNHTGEKPYQCDRCGKGFIRKSILNRHQRTHTGEKPYQCTTCGTYFTRKDNLITHQEMHIESN; via the exons ATGGATGCCATGAAGGAAGAGGACATCTATGACTTTCTACCAGAGCATTTGTCTGCAGACATGAAGGAGGAGGACATCTATGACTTTCTACCAGAGCATTTGTCTGCAGACATGAAGGGTAGTGGTACTTGGACACCAACGTGCAAAGAAGAACCGTGTTTGTCGCATGAAATTAAAGGAGAGAAGTTTCAAGTCATGGAATGTAATGGTCATGAGACCACTTCTGAAATTCAACCATCAGCTCCATCACAACAGGCATTATCTCTGAAGGCGATTAAAGAGGAGGACATTTATGATTTCCTCCCAGAGCATTTGTACAGAActaaggaggaagagaatgaaactgACACATTGGACATGAAAGAAGAAGCCCTGGACATGAAAAAGGAACCAGAGTCTTCTCGAATGGAACACAATGCACACTTGGCTCCAACAG gTGAACACCAGGCAGCTCATAATAACACAGACCAACACCAGTGCCCcacatgtgggaaaggatttGCATTGAAGGAATATCTCAAACAACACCAGAGAATTcatactggggaaaggccttaccagtgtgcaacATGTGGAAAAGACTTTGCCAGGAAAGCTAACCTCAAACGGCATCAAATAACTCATACTAgggaaaaaccatttcagtgttCAACATGCAGTGCAGCCTTTTCACGAGGCAGCCACTTAGCTGTTCACCAGACAATAcatactggggaaaggccttaccGGTGTAGTACATGTGGAAAGGGCTTTGCCAGGAAAGTTgacctcatcacccatcagagaaaccatactggagaaaagccttaccagtgtgacagatgtggaaaaggctttataaGGAAAAGTATTCTCAACAGGCATCAGAGAAcacatactggagaaaagccttaccagtgtactacatgtggaacaTATTTTACACGTAAAGATAACCTCATCACCCACCAGGaaatgcacattgagagcaactAA
- the LOC134442044 gene encoding uncharacterized protein LOC134442044: MAPLWILCIFLALQTTLASDIVEPGPQSGIVLQDAPGLLLTNCRVHTQRVYARLDPWDVYRKHFRSPSQMNLETGPTSEIGSNIEHAKRTTSHMLEQLQKFIVTEEELSGKARPKRFLGGLLTAASAIGSLFSVGLSAVNTVSLTAVKREISTLKEEMPEIQSRLLTQQETLQDLGKTLQGTILAVNMHSTLINNTVHAVDRLATIMRSEVKYVRVIRDLMQDLMREVSSSLSTLGGGSLIYQISLGLLVSGWVITVFIAITLHRYILTMHRKLHHAIYVPENYDRARVRGR; the protein is encoded by the exons ATGGCCCCTCTCTGGATCCTCTGCATCTTCCTCGCCCTTCAGACCACACTGGCCAGCGACATAGTGGAACCCGGCCCTCAGAGTGGCATCGTACTCCAGGATGCACCCGGCCTGCTTCTCACCAATTGCCGCGTCCACACTCAACGTGTATATGCCCGCCTTGACCCGTGGGACGTGTACCGCAAGCATTTCAGGTCACCCTCTCAGATGAACCTGGAAACTGGCCCTACTTCCGAGATAGGATCCAACATCGAACACGCCAAGCGTACCACTAGCCACATGCTCGAACAGCTGCAGAAATTCATCGTCACAGAAGAGGAACTGAGCGGCAAAGCCCGTCCCAAGCGTTTCCTAGGTGGACTTCTTACCGCTGCTTCTGCTATCGGCTCCCTATTCTCAGTAGGCCTCTCCGCCGTTAATACTGTTAGCCTGACTGCCGTCAAGCGCGAAATTAGCACACTTAAAGAGGAAATGCCAGAAATTCAGAGTAGGCTGCTAACCCAACAGGAGACGCTGCAGGACCTAGGCAAAACCCTGCAGGGAACCATACTCGCTGTTAATATGCATTCAACTCTCATTAACAATACTGTGCATGCCGTAGACCGTTTAGCCACTATCATGAGAAGCGAAGTGAAGTACGTTCGAGTAATTAGAGACTTAATGCAAGATCTGATGCGAGAAGTAAGCAGCTCCCTCAGTACTCTGGGTGGAG GCTCCCTAATCTACCAAATTTCCCTGGGACTTCTCGTTAGTGGCTGGGTTATCACTGTTTTCATAGCCATCACACTACACAGGTACATACTGACAATGCACCGCAAACTGCACCACGCGATCTATGTGCCAGAGAACTATGATCGCGCCCGTGTCCG AGGGCGCTGA